A region from the uncultured Bacteroides sp. genome encodes:
- a CDS encoding BNR repeat-containing protein, with protein sequence MVTHVGAQTLVEVGKGYSRTSVNTTVFRNNSLVTYKDTQYIAYYDADCYMVIGKRKLDSRHWELKRSQYKGHCADAHNIISLMADGDGYLHVAFDHHGQPLNYCKSVSPGSLELGEKIPMTGVDEGNVTYPEFYKLANGDLIFVYRSGSSGRGNLVMNRYALKTKSWQRVQDVLIDGEDQRNAYWQICVDEAGTIHLSWVWRETWMVETNHDLCYARSRDGGKTWEKSDGEKYTLPINAANAEYACHIPQKSELINQTSMCADKNGHPYIATYWRNPDSKVPQYRLVWYDGEKWQQQQVSHRITPFSLSGGGTKLIPMARPRLVIKQEGTRNKIAYIFRDVERGNKVSMACSDSLKNNQWKYTDLTDFSVGAWEPSYDTELWENRQELQLFVQRTEQGDGEKTVAAQPEPIYILENIKF encoded by the coding sequence ATGGTAACGCATGTTGGTGCGCAAACTCTTGTAGAGGTAGGGAAGGGGTATAGCCGTACTTCGGTGAATACTACCGTATTTAGAAATAATTCGTTAGTTACTTATAAAGATACGCAGTACATTGCTTATTATGATGCGGACTGTTATATGGTAATAGGCAAGCGGAAACTGGATTCCCGGCATTGGGAATTGAAGCGCTCGCAATACAAGGGTCATTGTGCCGATGCTCACAACATCATCAGCCTGATGGCTGATGGTGACGGGTATCTGCATGTTGCATTCGATCATCACGGGCAACCGCTCAACTATTGTAAAAGTGTATCGCCGGGTTCGCTGGAATTGGGAGAAAAGATACCCATGACGGGAGTGGACGAAGGCAATGTGACTTATCCTGAATTTTATAAGTTGGCAAACGGAGATCTGATTTTTGTTTATCGTTCGGGATCTTCCGGAAGGGGAAATCTGGTGATGAACCGATATGCGTTGAAAACCAAGAGTTGGCAACGGGTGCAGGATGTGCTTATTGACGGCGAGGATCAGCGCAATGCTTATTGGCAGATTTGCGTAGATGAGGCAGGCACAATACATCTGTCGTGGGTGTGGCGTGAAACATGGATGGTAGAGACAAATCATGATCTTTGTTATGCTCGTTCGCGAGATGGCGGAAAAACGTGGGAGAAGTCGGACGGAGAGAAATATACGCTGCCTATCAACGCAGCTAATGCAGAATATGCCTGCCACATACCGCAAAAGAGTGAGTTGATCAACCAAACAAGCATGTGTGCCGATAAAAACGGACATCCTTACATTGCTACTTATTGGCGCAATCCGGATAGTAAAGTACCGCAATATCGATTGGTTTGGTATGATGGCGAGAAATGGCAACAGCAACAGGTCTCTCATCGCATAACTCCTTTCAGTCTGAGTGGTGGAGGCACAAAGCTAATACCTATGGCCAGACCTCGTTTGGTGATTAAGCAAGAAGGAACCCGAAATAAAATTGCTTATATATTCAGGGATGTTGAACGGGGAAATAAAGTCTCCATGGCCTGTTCTGACAGCTTAAAAAACAATCAATGGAAATATACGGATCTGACTGATTTTTCAGTGGGTGCATGGGAACCAAGCTACGATACCGAATTATGGGAAAACAGGCAGGAATTGCAACTATTTGTGCAACGAACTGAGCAGGGAGATGGCGAAAAAACTGTTGCTGCGCAACCTGAACCGATATATATATTAGAAAATATAAAGTTTTAA